In the genome of Lactobacillus intestinalis, the window AAGAATCCAGATTTAGCTAACCAAGATCAAGTAGCTCATGATGTTGGTGTTGGGGCAGTTATTTTCCACGATTTGAAGAACGATCGTCTTGATAACTTTGATTTTGACTTAAATGAAGTAGTTCGCTTTGAAGGAGATACTGGTCCTTATGTTCAATACACTAATGCACGTGCACAAAGTGTACTGAGAAAAGCTGCTGCTATGGGTGAAAAGCCATCAGATACTGATTTTGCCTTAGATGATGATTGGGCATTTGCCGTAGCTAAGGACATCGCAGACTTCCCAAGAATTATTAGAAGAAGTGCAGAAAAGTTTGAACCTTCAGTTATTGCTAAATACTCATTAGATCTTGCTAAGAAGTTTAATAAGTACTATGCAAATGTGAAGATTTTGACAAAAGATGAAAAAATTGGCGCTCGTCTTGCACTAGTTAAGGCAACTTCTATCGTTTTAACTGAAGCACTTAGACTTTTAGGCGTAAATGCTCCAGAAGAAATGTAATTTATAAGCAAATATCTAAAAATAGCGCTTACATTAATTAAAAAGATTGTTCATTTCTTATTAAAAGGGTACAATGTGTCTGTAAGATATTTAGGAGGTATTTTTAATGGCTTATTTTGTAAACGGTAACGAAATCTTCAGAGAAGCTCGTAAACACCACTACGCAGTAGGTGCATACAACACTAACAACTTGGAATGGACTCGTGCAGAATTACGTGCAGCAGAAGAAACTAGAACTCCACTTTTGATTCAAGTTTCAACTGGTGCTGCTAAGTACATGGGTGGTTACAAGTTCGTTAAGGACATGGTTGAAGATCAAATGGATGCTATGAACATTTCTGTTCCAGTTATCTTGAACTTGGACCACGGTGACTTTGAATCAGCTAAGGAATGTATTGCACTTGGTTACTCATCAGTTATGTTTGACGGCCACGCACTTCCAACTGAAGAAAACTTAGCTAAGACTAAGGAAATCATCAAGTTGGCTCACGAACGTGGTATTTCTGTTGAAGCAGAAATCGGTAAGATTGGTGAAAACCAAGGCGGTGGTGAATTAGCTTCTGTTGAAGACGCTAAGGCATTCGTTGAAGCTGGTGTTGATAAGCTTGCTTGTGGTATTGGTAACATCCACGGTGTTTACCCAGCAGACTGGAAGGGTCTTAACTTTGACCGTTTGAAGGAAATTGCAGAAGCTGTTCCTGAAACTCCACTTGTACTTCACGGTGGTTCAGGTATTCCTGAAGACCAAATTAAGAAGGCTATTCAACTTGGTATTTCAAAGGTTAACATTAACACTGAATTCCAATTAGCATTCCAAGAAGCTACTCGTAAGTACATCGAAGAAGGCAAGGACGAAGACAAGGCAAACAAGGGTTACGACCCACGTAAGTTGTTATTGCCAGGTACTGAAGCAATCACTGACAAGATGAAGGAAATGATTGCTTGGTTAGGTACTAAGACTATCGATGAAGAAATCAAGGATGCTTCATTCGACCGTTCATCATTGAACGAAGAATAATCTTCTAATTAATAAAAAATAAAGTCTAGCAATTTGCTAGGCTTTATTTTTTTGTTCAAGAGAAATTTGAATGCGATCAAAGGTGTAGGGCTTGATTAGGGACATTTGATAAGCTTTCAATTGCAATTCTTCAGTTTCTTTAAAATTTGGATTATATAAAGGATCTCCGACAATAGGAGTTCCAAGTGTAGCCAAGTGAACTCGAATTTGATGAGTTCGACCAGTTTCTAAAACGAGTTTAACTTGAGCCGTATTATCAGAATTTTTCTGCACGACTTCATAATGTGTAACTGATTTTAAACCATCTGCACGCACCATGCGTTTTCTTTGATCAGTGGGATCTTGACCAATTGGAAGATTAATAGTTCCTTTTTCTTTTAACTTATTAGCATTATCTACTGTCGCTATGTATTCGCGATGAAAAATTTTGGTTGTTAATTCACGATTTAAAATTGGCACAACTGCTGGATTTTTGGCAACCAAAAGCAAGCCACCTGTAAGCATATCCAGACGATGAACAATGTAGGGACTTTGTTTTAAATAAGTGGTGCAATCGTTAAGGGCGGTGTCGGTTTCAAATAGGTTGGGATGTGTTTTTTGCCCTTTAGGTTTATCAATGACAAGCAAATCATTGTCTTCGTAGACAATTTTTGGAAGATGACCACTTGGAGGATAAGATTGTTGTTGCGATTCGACAAAATCAAGCTTGAGTGAAATTTTGTCGCCTGGATAAACTAATTGGTTAAAGTAGCGGTATTCACCATTAATTTTTACATTCTGATCTTTTCTTAAATAGTGACGCCACTTGCGTGGAATAAGCAACTTTTGTAAAAGTTCACTCACTGACATCGGGTTGATATTGTTTGGGTAAATAAGTGTATAATTATAAGCCATAAATATTTCTTAAATCTAATCTGAATAAAAGATATACTTTCTAAATATGATACAATCGTAAGTGTTTTTAAAGGAGAAGATTTATGCAATCTAATAAGCCAAAAGAGAGTGGTTTAAAAGGTGCGTGGCGCCGTTTTGACCACCGCTTTTACATTGGACGCTGGATTATTTTAATCCTGCTTACCTTGGTCCTTTTTACCTGTACATATTATACAATCAAAGTGAAAACTTCCAATATTTCAAATTTGAAAGCTTCACTTTCTACGACAACTACGATTTATGATTATAAGGGAAAAAAAGCTGGATCGCTCTATTCTCAAAAGGGATCGTTTGTAGAATATAATAAAATTTCACCTAATATTCGGAATGCGGTTATTTCAACAGAAGACCGCACTTTCTGGACTAATCCCGGTTTTAGTATTAAAGGGATGGCTCGGGCCGGAGTTAATTTGATTATTCATCATGGTCAAATCACCGGTGGGGGGTCTACTTTAACTCAGCAATTAGCTAAGAACTCGCTTTTAACACAGCAACAAACTTTTTCAAGAAAACTCGAAGAGTTGTTTTTTGCGATTGAAATCAATCATGTTTATTCCAAAAAAGACATTTTGACCATGTATCTCAATAATGCTTATTTTGGGAATGGTGTTTGGGGCGTGCAGGACGCTAGTCGCAAATATTTTGGTAAAAATGCTAGTGATGTAACGGTAGGTGAAGCAGCAACTTTAGCAGGGATTTTGCGAAGCCCAAGTTACTATAATCCAATTGATCACATGGCAAATGCTTTATCAAGAAGAAATCTAGTTCTAAGCTTAATGGCTTCTAATGGTAAAATTACCCAGCAAGAAGCAAAGGCTGCTTCTCAAACGGGACTTGAATTACATGATACTTTTAAGAATAAAGATGGTTATCGTTATCCGTATTTCTTTGATGCTGTGGTGGACGAAGCAATTAATCGGTATGGTTTAAAAGAAGAAGACGTCATGAATCGCGGATTGAAGATTTACACTACTTTGAATCAAAATTATCAAGGACAACTTCAAGATAAATTTGAGCAAAGTTGGCTTTTCCCCCAATCAGCTACTGATGGTACTCAAGTTCAAGGTGCAAGTGTAGTCATGGATCCGACCACTGGAGCCGTAAGAGCGGTTATCGGAGGACGAGGAAAGCATGTCTTCCGTGGTTATAATCGAGCTACGCAAATGAAGCGTCAGCCTGGTTCTTCTATCAAACCATTGGCGGTTTATTCACCAGCTCTTCAAAATGGCTATCACTATGATTCTGAGCTTTCTAACAAATTGCAAAAATTTGGCAAGAATAATTATGAACCTCGGAATGTTGACAATCAGTATTCTGATAAAATTCCAATGTATCAAGCTTTAGCTCAAAGTAAGAATGTTCCAGCAGTTTGGCTTCTTGATAAAATTGGCGTCAACAAGGGTGTACAATCGGTGGAAAACTTTGGGATTAAAGTGCCAAAAGATGATCAAAATCTTGCTTTAGCTTTAGGTGGTCTCTCTAGTGGGGTGTCGCCACTGCAAATGGCACGTGCCTATTCCGCATTTGCTAATAAAGGAAACTTGCCAAATAATTCATACTTTATTACTAAAATTACGGATGCTAGCGGAAAGGTTTTAGCCGAAAACAATAATACTGGCACCCATCGAATCATTTCTGCTAATACTGCCAAAGAAATGACCACCATGATGCTTGGTGTCTTTCAAAATGGTACTGCTCAGTCCGCTCAACCAAATGGCTTTCGTGTTGCTGGAAAAACCGGTTCAACAGAAGTGCCTAATTCATATGGCTTTGGGACAAAAGATCAGTGGATTGTTGGTTATACTCCAGATATTGTCATGGCTACGTGGGTAGGATTTGACCGAACTAATCAGGATCATTATATGCATGGAGTTTCAGAAACTGGAATTACGCGTCTTTATAAAGCAGAAATGGAAGGAGTCTTGCCGTACACTGCCCAGACCAAATTTAGTGAGCAAGCACCTAGCCAATTGATTAAACAAAATGGCTCAAATTCGGATTGGACTGGTGATTTAGGAAATAAATTGCAAAAAGGAATCGGTTCAGCCGGAGAAAAACTAAATGAATGGTATAATAGTATCAAAGGCCTTTTTGGCAATTAATTTTAGAAGGGATTTTTATCTATGGTAAATATTTATGACTCTGCTAACCAATTAGCAAAGGACTTACAACAAACTCAAGAATACGAGAATTTGAAAAAGGCAATTGCTGACGTTCAAAACGATCAAGAAAGTGCTGACTTATTCAAGAAGATGGATGCACTTCAAACTAAGATTTTGACTGCTCAACAATCAGGTCAACCACTTGCAGAAGAAGATCAAAAGGCATACCAAGAATTGAACGAAACTGTTCAAAAGAATGCTAAGATCATCGCACTTTTACAAAGTGAACAAGCTATTTACAAGTTAATTAACGATTTGCAAAAGGAAATCACCAACCCAATTAACGATCTTTATGCAGATCTTAGAAAATAGCAATTATGAAATTTATTCATTTCGCAGATGCGCATTTAGATAGTCCATTTCATGGGCTATCTTTTTTGCCATCTAATAGTTTTAATCAAATATATCAAGCTGCCAATCAGTCTCTTGAGAGAATTATAGATCTTGCCTTAAAAGAAAAGGTGGATCTAGTTTTAATTGCGGGAGACACTTTTGACAGTAATCAACCTTCTCCGCATAGTCAGTTGTTTTTTGCTAAGCAAATTAAGCGGCTGACAGACTCTGGAATTCAAGTAGTAATGATTTTTGGAAATCACGATCATATGAAGGTTGATGATTTGTTAATAACTCCTAGTCCATACTTTAAGCTGCTTGGCCCTGATGAAAAAGTTGAAAGTGTTAGTTATGAAACTAGGTCTGGTTTTAAATATGATGTAGTGGGTTTTTCATATTTGAATAATCATATTACGCATGATTTAATTCCAGATTTTCCAGAGAAAAGTAATAATTATACTTTTGGGATCATGCATGCCCAGCAAAAAACTGATCATCAAGACGTGTATGCGCCTTTTGCTTTAAGTGAAGTGACGGATTTAAATTATGATTACTTTGCTTTGGGGCATATTCATCAGCGCCGCGTTTTGAGTGATCAGCCATGGGTTGTTTACCCTGGCAATATTCAAGGGCGTCACATTAATGAAACAGCTCTTAAGGGATGCTACCTGGGTGAAATTGATGAAAAGACTAGACAAACAACTATTTCATTTAAGCCTATGAGTCCAATTGTCTGGGAAAAAGTTACTCTTAAATTAGCTGGTCCTGTAAGTAAAAAGACTTTGCACGAGAAAATTTTAGCAACTTTAAAGTCTAATAATTTCACTACTTACTTTAGTTTAACTATTGAGAATGCCCAATATTTGACTGAAGAAGAACGTGAATTGATTCAAGATAGCAGTTACTGGCAAGGAATTTCGTTGGAATTGAGTCAAAATTCTCAACTTGTTGATGTTCGTTTTAAAACCCAATCTCTCCCAAGCTTAAGTGTAGAAGATCAAGCTACTTCTAAGCAGGCATCAGAAGAGATTTTTACTAATTCTGCATTAAAGGAAATTGCTGCTGGCTGGGTTAAAAAGAGTACTTTAACCCAAGAATTAGCTGATGATCCAGAGTTCTTAACGGAAATTAAAGAGATGAGTCAGGTTAAGTTGAGTAGTAAGTTGCGAGGTGTTAGCTATGAAATTGAAGAAAATTGATATCATCAATTTTGGTCATTTGTCTAATCTAACTTTTAACTTATCTAATGACAATTTGAGTGTCTTTTTTGGCGAAAACGAAGCTGGAAAAAGCACAACGGTAGCCTTTATTAAACAGATTATGTTTGGCTTTTATTTAAGAAACAGTGCTTCCCCATTTTTTGAAGATTATAAACCACTTACGCATGTTAGCCCTATGGGAGGATCCTTGTTTTTTGAAGATCAGGGAGATGAATATCAGCTTGAGCGTTTGTGGGCGAAAGGCGATAAGACTAAAAAAGGGATTTTAACCGTTAAAAAGAATGGCGAAGTTGTGCCAGAGAGAGAGTTTTTTGATAAGATCCACAACATTGATGGTAATTTTTATGCCGATAGTTTTATTTTTAATCAGGAAACTTTAGGTCAAATTGCTAAATTAAATCAGGAAGATTTACTTGAGCGCATTTATTATTTGGGAGCTAGCAATAGTAGTGAGTTAATTGAGCTTAGGAATAATTTTGAAAAAGAAGCCGATAATTTGTTTAAAAAGACTGGGAAAAAGCCTGAGGTGAATCGTCTTCTTAAGCAAATTGATGATGAGCAACATGAATTGACTGAAATTGAGCATGAATTCGATCAATACAAACGGATTGATGAAGAAAGCCAGAAGCTCAAAAAGCAACTTGATCAAGAAAAAAAGCAGTTAGAGCAACTAAATAAAACTAAGGATCACTTGCTTAATTTGCAGAAGCAGCTACGGAATTTTACAGATTTAGAATCTCTTAAAAGGAAACAAAAAAACTTAGACTTTGATAGTAAGGCTTATCAAAAGGCGCAAAATTTAAATTCTAAGGTTAGCAGCTTAAATACGAGCATTGATTCTTTGCAAAATCAAATGTCGCAACTAGATTTAGTGTCTGACTTAAATGTCGAACAGGCAGAAAAGATTGTTCAGAAAAAGCCAGAGCTTTTGCAATGGCAAACGGATTACAAGTCTTGCTTGCAGAAGGAGCAAGAGCTTGAAAGTGAAGTTGATCAAATTTTGGCTATAACTCCTGAAGTTAAAGAAGTGGCTTCTTTTGATCAAGATAAAATTACGCAAATGAAGGAAGACTATCAACATTGGGTTAAGCAAGAAGTTCCTGATAAGAAACCTAAGTCGGTGGTATCACAGACTATTTTTTATTTAGGATTGCCCATCTTTATCTTAGGTTTAGGACTACTACTTCGAGTTCCTACAGCTGGATGGACTTTGATTGCTGCTGGAATTCTGATGATGGGAGGAGCTTATTACAATCTTAATCAAGTAGTAAAGCAAAATAAGATTGTTGATCAGTTCCAGGCAAATTCAGATAAGAGTCAGAAGAAATTTGAAGAAAAATATGGAATTTCTCCCTTAGGATTAGACCTCAATAACTTATTAAGTCAACTTACCCAGTATCAGTTTAAAAAACGATCAGAAAAGAATAATCAAGCTCACATAAGCGAGATTAAGACTCGACTTGATAAATTGGCCGCAGAGTTACAAAAGCTTCTTGAAAAGCCTATAAACGTAGATTTTAATGATGAACTTAATGCCATTAACGAAGTGGATACTAAATTAAAGAGTTTGCAACAAAAGCAGCAACGAAAAGACGAGATTCAGGCAAGTTTGAAGACAAGCTCGCAGAAATTGATGAAATTGCAATTAGAATTGAAAGATATTTTAGTCCAAAATAAAGTTCGGACTTTAGAAGAATTTGATGATTTATATCAAGAGTCATTGGTTCAAACTAAGCTTGATGCACAGATCGTGGCTTTAGAAAATAGTTTAGAGGGAGATTTAGAGGATTTAACTAAATTCAAGCCTGATGAGCTCAGATCTAAATTGAGTGAAGCTACCACCACTATGCAAGAAGTTAAGGATAAACTTGATCTACTTCAAGCTAGCTTTGCTAAAGCTGAAGTCCAAAAAGCCAACTTGGCCGATTCAGATGCTCTCTTTAAAGCTAAGCAAAAATTGGCTAATACTAAGACTTTATTTATCAATGCTAGCAAGGAATATTTATCTAACTTAATGACGGCGCAATTAATTCAAAGAACCCTAGATATTGCTTCAAATGAACGTTTTCCAAAAATGTTGCAGGAAGCAAAAGAATATCTTAAGCTTTTAACAGGTGGGCGATATGTTGATCTAGTTTTGGATAAAAAATTAAAAGTTGTCAATCAAGATGGCAAAAAGATTGAGGTTAAGTATTTGTCGCGGGGAACCAGTGAGCAATTATACTTTGCCTTGAAGTTAGCCTTTATTGATCAGATTAAAGATCAAATTAACTTGCCAATTTTAATTGATGATTCCTTTGTTAACTTTGATGATCAACGAATTAGCTATATTAAGGATTTGCTAGAAAAAATTGCAGAAAATAATCAAGTCTTGATCTTTACCGCACAGAAAAACCTAGTAGATAAACTTAATAGAACTCCATTAACTTATAAGAAAGGATAGAAAGATGCTTAAAAGGTTAATCGACTATAATGATGGCGAGGAGCTAGATTTAGTTGTTTATATCAAGAATTCGCAACTTCGTCATACCAAAAATAATAAGTTGTATCTGGCTTTGACCTTTGCAGATGGGTCAGGAGATATCCGTGGTAATTATTGGGATGCAGACCAGCGCGATGCTGATAGCTTTAGTTCAGGGACAATTGTGGAGCTGAATGGTAAGCGAGAAGAGTATCAAGGACGCCCTCAAATTAAGATTTATTCTTTGAGAGTGGTGGGACCTGATGAAGGATATGATTTGAACCAATTTGTAAAATCGGCCCCTGAAAAAGTCGACGACATGAAGGAAGAAATCAATAATTATGTGTTTAAGATTCTAAATCCTACCTGGAATCGAATTGTACGCTACTTGCTTGAGAAGTGGGGCAAGCGGTTTTATGATTATCCTGCTGGAAAAAGCAACCACCATGCAGTAAGAGGTGGTCTCGCATATCATACTTTATCCATGCTTAGGGATGCAGATGGGATTAGTAGAAATTATCCGCAAGTAAATCAATCTTTACTTTTTGCGGGATGTATTTTGCATGATATGGGGAAGGTTCTAGAATTAAGTGGTCCAGCAGCTACCCAATATACTGCAGAAGGAAACTTGATTGGCCACTTGGTTTTAATTGATGAACAAATTATGATGGCTGCGCAAAAACTTCATCTTGATCTTGAAAGTGAAGATTTGCTTTTGCTTAGACACATGGTCTTGTCTCACCATGGTAAGTTTGAATATGGTTCACCAAAGTTGCCTGGGCTCCTTGAGGCAGAACTCCTGCATAGAATCGATGATTTAGATGCGACAGTTTATGCCGTGACAAATGCGCTACAACATACTAAACCGGGCAACTTTACCGAGCCACTCATGAGTCAAGACGGCAAGCGATTCTATCGTCCTAAAGTGGATGAAGCACTAGATAATTCAAGAAAATTAGAGTAAAAGAAAAAGCTTTGGATTATTCCAAAGCTTTTCTTAGTCATAAGTCTTATTTGCTTAATTGGCTGCTTGATACGTATGATGACAATACGTTCTTCAAGTCATTATCCTTGATAGAAACGTCCGCCTTCTTCAAAACAGTGGCAATGACAGCACGCATAGTTTCTTGGTCTTGAGCCATTGATGCGTAAATTTCATTATCAATTGCTTTCTTGTGGTCAGCAAACTTACCCTTAGCTGGGTGAGAGATCATCTTGATTACGTGGTAACCGGATTGTGATTTAACTGGAGTATCAGTAACTTCACCACTCTTAAGCTTGAAGGCAGCAGTCTTGAATGATGAATCTAAAGTAGTATCAGTTGAGTCAAATGCAGGGAGCTTACCAGCATTGTTCTTAGTTGCAGTATCAAGTGAGTATTTCTTAGCTAAACTCTTGAAGCTCTTACCATCCTTTAATTGCTTAATGATGTCGTTTGCAGTTGATTTCTTAGCAACTAAAATATGTTGAACAGTAACCTTAGGTTGGTAGCTCTTCCAAGCTTCTTGTTCTTGCTTCTTAGTTATTTTCTTAACACTCTTAAGAGCAGCTTCAGAAAGTAAGTTAGTCTTCAAGTTTTGTTTGAAAGTTGATGGAGTCATACCGTTTTGTTGCAAAACAGCACTAAATTGTGATCCATATTGCTTCTTGTAGTTGTTGTATTGCTTATCAACTTGCTTTTGAGATACTTTGTTACCGTATTGTTCTTCCAAGGCACGGTTGATAATCATGTTAGCTAAAGTTGATTGACCTGCTTGAGACTTCTTCATTTCATCGTAATATTGTTCTTGGGTGATCTTACCACCTTTGTAAGAAACAACAGTCTTACTGTTACTTGAACAAGCAGATAATGATAAAGCAACACCAGCTACTGCAACTGCTGCAGCAGCCTTTTTAATATAATTCTTCATAAATTAAATTCTCCACATCCTTAATAAAATTAAGTAACTGTCACCTAATATACCATAATTTAAACTTTTACGTTTTTAATATCGCAAATTTTCACAGAAAAGTTAAACTTTTATTCAGATTTTGGATTTTCTAAATCATCGTCTACTTCATCTGCATCGCGCTTAATATTATTAATGATAGGTGCGGTTCTTTCTTCATAATGATGAACATCGTCACCAATATCACTAATGGCTCTTTCAGCAGCTGGCATATTTGCCATTAAATCTGCGCTAGCTTGTTTAGCCTTGTTGATTCCATCCAAAAGACTCATTGCGTCATGCTGGAAACTTTCTAAATCTCGTTTTAGCGGAGCTCCTAAACGTTGACCGTTTTCGTCTTTAAATAGTGAAACAGCCATCCCGGCTGCAAAACCAGCCATTAATCCAAATCCAAACTTGCTTATGCTCATTGTTTGCCCCTTATTACTTCTAGTTAAAATTGTTCCTTAATCTTTTCTGCAACTTCTTTATATTTTGCATCATCGTATTCGTCAGCGTTGTTACGCGTCATGAGCTTTAAGCCATCCCCTTCAAAGCGAGGAATGAAGTGGATATGTGAGTGCATTACCACTTGGTTAGCTGCCTTCCCATTGTTGGTGGTGATGTTCATTGCAGTAACATTTGGGAAAGCTTTCTTAATTGCGTTGGCGATTTCTGGTATGTATTGCAAATATTGTTTAGCATCATCTTTAGTGTAATCGAATAAGTTAACGATGTGCTTTTTTGGTACCATCAATGTATGACCAGGATTTACTTGAGAAATATCAAGAAAGGCCTTCACATCATCGTTTTCAAATACGGTGTAGCTTGGAATTTCACCGCGGATGATTTTACAGAATAAACAGTCGTCGACTAAATTATTATTTTCCATGTTAAATCCTCACTGTCTTTAGAAT includes:
- a CDS encoding class II fructose-bisphosphate aldolase, producing MAYFVNGNEIFREARKHHYAVGAYNTNNLEWTRAELRAAEETRTPLLIQVSTGAAKYMGGYKFVKDMVEDQMDAMNISVPVILNLDHGDFESAKECIALGYSSVMFDGHALPTEENLAKTKEIIKLAHERGISVEAEIGKIGENQGGGELASVEDAKAFVEAGVDKLACGIGNIHGVYPADWKGLNFDRLKEIAEAVPETPLVLHGGSGIPEDQIKKAIQLGISKVNINTEFQLAFQEATRKYIEEGKDEDKANKGYDPRKLLLPGTEAITDKMKEMIAWLGTKTIDEEIKDASFDRSSLNEE
- a CDS encoding RluA family pseudouridine synthase, translating into MAYNYTLIYPNNINPMSVSELLQKLLIPRKWRHYLRKDQNVKINGEYRYFNQLVYPGDKISLKLDFVESQQQSYPPSGHLPKIVYEDNDLLVIDKPKGQKTHPNLFETDTALNDCTTYLKQSPYIVHRLDMLTGGLLLVAKNPAVVPILNRELTTKIFHREYIATVDNANKLKEKGTINLPIGQDPTDQRKRMVRADGLKSVTHYEVVQKNSDNTAQVKLVLETGRTHQIRVHLATLGTPIVGDPLYNPNFKETEELQLKAYQMSLIKPYTFDRIQISLEQKNKA
- a CDS encoding PBP1A family penicillin-binding protein, yielding MQSNKPKESGLKGAWRRFDHRFYIGRWIILILLTLVLFTCTYYTIKVKTSNISNLKASLSTTTTIYDYKGKKAGSLYSQKGSFVEYNKISPNIRNAVISTEDRTFWTNPGFSIKGMARAGVNLIIHHGQITGGGSTLTQQLAKNSLLTQQQTFSRKLEELFFAIEINHVYSKKDILTMYLNNAYFGNGVWGVQDASRKYFGKNASDVTVGEAATLAGILRSPSYYNPIDHMANALSRRNLVLSLMASNGKITQQEAKAASQTGLELHDTFKNKDGYRYPYFFDAVVDEAINRYGLKEEDVMNRGLKIYTTLNQNYQGQLQDKFEQSWLFPQSATDGTQVQGASVVMDPTTGAVRAVIGGRGKHVFRGYNRATQMKRQPGSSIKPLAVYSPALQNGYHYDSELSNKLQKFGKNNYEPRNVDNQYSDKIPMYQALAQSKNVPAVWLLDKIGVNKGVQSVENFGIKVPKDDQNLALALGGLSSGVSPLQMARAYSAFANKGNLPNNSYFITKITDASGKVLAENNNTGTHRIISANTAKEMTTMMLGVFQNGTAQSAQPNGFRVAGKTGSTEVPNSYGFGTKDQWIVGYTPDIVMATWVGFDRTNQDHYMHGVSETGITRLYKAEMEGVLPYTAQTKFSEQAPSQLIKQNGSNSDWTGDLGNKLQKGIGSAGEKLNEWYNSIKGLFGN
- a CDS encoding YlbF family regulator → MVNIYDSANQLAKDLQQTQEYENLKKAIADVQNDQESADLFKKMDALQTKILTAQQSGQPLAEEDQKAYQELNETVQKNAKIIALLQSEQAIYKLINDLQKEITNPINDLYADLRK
- a CDS encoding metallophosphoesterase family protein → MKFIHFADAHLDSPFHGLSFLPSNSFNQIYQAANQSLERIIDLALKEKVDLVLIAGDTFDSNQPSPHSQLFFAKQIKRLTDSGIQVVMIFGNHDHMKVDDLLITPSPYFKLLGPDEKVESVSYETRSGFKYDVVGFSYLNNHITHDLIPDFPEKSNNYTFGIMHAQQKTDHQDVYAPFALSEVTDLNYDYFALGHIHQRRVLSDQPWVVYPGNIQGRHINETALKGCYLGEIDEKTRQTTISFKPMSPIVWEKVTLKLAGPVSKKTLHEKILATLKSNNFTTYFSLTIENAQYLTEEERELIQDSSYWQGISLELSQNSQLVDVRFKTQSLPSLSVEDQATSKQASEEIFTNSALKEIAAGWVKKSTLTQELADDPEFLTEIKEMSQVKLSSKLRGVSYEIEEN
- a CDS encoding ATP-binding protein, producing the protein MKLKKIDIINFGHLSNLTFNLSNDNLSVFFGENEAGKSTTVAFIKQIMFGFYLRNSASPFFEDYKPLTHVSPMGGSLFFEDQGDEYQLERLWAKGDKTKKGILTVKKNGEVVPEREFFDKIHNIDGNFYADSFIFNQETLGQIAKLNQEDLLERIYYLGASNSSELIELRNNFEKEADNLFKKTGKKPEVNRLLKQIDDEQHELTEIEHEFDQYKRIDEESQKLKKQLDQEKKQLEQLNKTKDHLLNLQKQLRNFTDLESLKRKQKNLDFDSKAYQKAQNLNSKVSSLNTSIDSLQNQMSQLDLVSDLNVEQAEKIVQKKPELLQWQTDYKSCLQKEQELESEVDQILAITPEVKEVASFDQDKITQMKEDYQHWVKQEVPDKKPKSVVSQTIFYLGLPIFILGLGLLLRVPTAGWTLIAAGILMMGGAYYNLNQVVKQNKIVDQFQANSDKSQKKFEEKYGISPLGLDLNNLLSQLTQYQFKKRSEKNNQAHISEIKTRLDKLAAELQKLLEKPINVDFNDELNAINEVDTKLKSLQQKQQRKDEIQASLKTSSQKLMKLQLELKDILVQNKVRTLEEFDDLYQESLVQTKLDAQIVALENSLEGDLEDLTKFKPDELRSKLSEATTTMQEVKDKLDLLQASFAKAEVQKANLADSDALFKAKQKLANTKTLFINASKEYLSNLMTAQLIQRTLDIASNERFPKMLQEAKEYLKLLTGGRYVDLVLDKKLKVVNQDGKKIEVKYLSRGTSEQLYFALKLAFIDQIKDQINLPILIDDSFVNFDDQRISYIKDLLEKIAENNQVLIFTAQKNLVDKLNRTPLTYKKG
- a CDS encoding 3'-5' exoribonuclease YhaM family protein, which codes for MLKRLIDYNDGEELDLVVYIKNSQLRHTKNNKLYLALTFADGSGDIRGNYWDADQRDADSFSSGTIVELNGKREEYQGRPQIKIYSLRVVGPDEGYDLNQFVKSAPEKVDDMKEEINNYVFKILNPTWNRIVRYLLEKWGKRFYDYPAGKSNHHAVRGGLAYHTLSMLRDADGISRNYPQVNQSLLFAGCILHDMGKVLELSGPAATQYTAEGNLIGHLVLIDEQIMMAAQKLHLDLESEDLLLLRHMVLSHHGKFEYGSPKLPGLLEAELLHRIDDLDATVYAVTNALQHTKPGNFTEPLMSQDGKRFYRPKVDEALDNSRKLE
- a CDS encoding peptidylprolyl isomerase PrsA; this encodes MKNYIKKAAAAVAVAGVALSLSACSSNSKTVVSYKGGKITQEQYYDEMKKSQAGQSTLANMIINRALEEQYGNKVSQKQVDKQYNNYKKQYGSQFSAVLQQNGMTPSTFKQNLKTNLLSEAALKSVKKITKKQEQEAWKSYQPKVTVQHILVAKKSTANDIIKQLKDGKSFKSLAKKYSLDTATKNNAGKLPAFDSTDTTLDSSFKTAAFKLKSGEVTDTPVKSQSGYHVIKMISHPAKGKFADHKKAIDNEIYASMAQDQETMRAVIATVLKKADVSIKDNDLKNVLSSYVSSSQLSK
- a CDS encoding HIT family protein, coding for MENNNLVDDCLFCKIIRGEIPSYTVFENDDVKAFLDISQVNPGHTLMVPKKHIVNLFDYTKDDAKQYLQYIPEIANAIKKAFPNVTAMNITTNNGKAANQVVMHSHIHFIPRFEGDGLKLMTRNNADEYDDAKYKEVAEKIKEQF